A single Corvus hawaiiensis isolate bCorHaw1 chromosome 26, bCorHaw1.pri.cur, whole genome shotgun sequence DNA region contains:
- the MOS gene encoding proto-oncogene serine/threonine-protein kinase mos — MPSPIPLNCFLSFEYSPSSDLRPCSSPLVIPGKDSKSFLGGAPSTRTRCLPPRLSWCSIDWEQLCLLQPLGSGGFGSVYKATYHGATVAVKQVKKSSKNRLASRQSFWAELNVAQLQHDNVVRVVAASTCAPASENSLGTIIMEYVGNITLHHVIYGTRDAWRQEEDDEGGCGRKALSMEETVCYSCDIMTGLAFLHSQDIVHLDLKPANVFITEQGVCKIGDFGCSQKLEKGLSQSPHVCQQGGTYTHRAPELLKGERVTDKADIYSFAITLWQIVMREQPYLGERQHVLYAVVAYNLRPSLAAEVFHESPAGRTLQSIISCCWKANVEERLSADQLLPSLRALKQSL; from the coding sequence aTGCCATCACCTATTCCtcttaattgttttctttcttttgagtATTCCCCCTCTTCGGATTTGCGCCCCTGCAGTAGCCCTTTAGTTATCCCTGGCAAAGACAGCAAAAGCTTTTTGGGGGGAGCTCCTTCAACCAGGACTCGTTGCTTGCCTCCACGCCTGTCTTGGTGCTCCATtgactgggagcagctctgcctcctgcagcccttAGGATCTGGGGGCTTTGGCTCTGTCTACAAAGCCACCTACCATGGTGCAACTGTGGCAGTGAAGCAGGTGAAGAAGAGCAGCAAAAACCGGCTGGCATCACGGCAGAGCTTCTGGGCTGAGCTGAATgtggcccagctccagcacgATAATGTGGTACGTGTGGTGGCTGCCAGCACGTGTGCCCCAGCCAGCGAGAACAGCCTGGGCACCATAATCATGGAGTATGTGGGTAACATCACCCTGCACCATGTAATTTATGGCACTAGGGATGCATGGAGacaggaggaggatgatgaaGGAGGATGTGGAAGGAAAGCCTTGAGCATGGAAGAGACTGTGTGCTATTCTTGTGACATCATGACAGGCTTAGCCTTTCTGCACTCCCAGGACATTGTGCACTTGGACCTGAAGCCTGCAAATGTTTTCATCACTGAGCAGGGAGTGTGCAAGATTGGAGACTTTGGGTGCTCCCAGAAACTGGAGAAGGGCTTGTCCCAGAGCCCCCATGTTTGCCAGCAAGGGGGCACATACACCCACCGTGCCCCTGAGCTCCTCAAGGGGGAGAGGGTCACTGACAAAGCAGACATCTACTCGTTTGCCATCACCCTGTGGCAGATTGTCATGCGGGAGCAGCCGTACCTGGGAGAGCGGCAGCACGTGCTCTATGCCGTGGTCGCCTACAACTTGCGCCCTTCGCTGGCTGCCGAGGTGTTCCACGAGTCCCCAGCGGGCCGGACGCTCCAGAGCAtcatcagctgctgctggaaggcgAACGTGGAGGAGCGCCTGAGTGCAgaccagctgcttcccagcctcaGGGCCCTCAAGCAGAGCCTCTAG